The following are from one region of the Salvia splendens isolate huo1 chromosome 2, SspV2, whole genome shotgun sequence genome:
- the LOC121792395 gene encoding exportin-2-like: MAMEWNAETLQFLSQCFINTLSPLPEPRRRAEAALAEAADRPNYGLAVLRLVAEPAVDEQIRQSAAVNFKNHLKARWALNPDDPDRVVVPDTEKEQIKGLIVRLMVTATPKIQAQLSEALTVIGNHDFPKQWRALLPELVVTLDELSQANDYVSVNGILATVDSLLKKFRYEYTTNDLLLDLKYCLDNFARPLLQVFQRTAGYLDQAVASGSANAIVLKGYIESQTFCCWIFHSFNYMDLPEFFEDHMDEWMVEFNKYLTVKYSALEDSGSDGLAVVDDLRAVICENISLYMKRDEEPFQRYLNGFVEAVWGLLVAASNSSSRESLTVTAIKFLTTVSTSVHHTLFARDDILQQICQSVVIPNVMLRDEDEELFEMNYIEFIRRDMEGSDLETRRRIACELLKGIALNYKERVAEKVSAQIQSLLASFSQNPAANWKHKDCAIYLVVSLATKKASGTSVSTDLVDVESFFGSVIMPELRNQDVDGFPMLKAGALKFFTMFRNQIPKAVAVSLLPDVVRFLVSESNVVHSYAASCIEKLLLVKDEGGRARYSAEDISPFLPALMTNLFGALQKPESEENHYVMRCIVRVLGVANISHEVALPCTNGLATVLTRVCENPKNPDFNHHLFDSVALLIRRACEQDPSIISAFETSLLPILQVILSRDITEFFPYAFQLLAQLVEFNRSPLPGNYMDIFAILLLQDSWKKSANVPSLVRLLQAFLRKAPHELNQQGCLSNILGIFKNLVSSRSTAEQGFYVLNTVIENLGYDVVSAHISHIWFTLFQRLQNNKTTKIVKSLIIFMSLFLVKHGPEKLVGSMNAVQPDVFFQILEKVWIPDLKSITGSMEQKLASVASIRILCESLPPSHSELWGKMLDSIVTLLSRPEEDRVEEEAEDLDFSETIGSNAARFQLRNAGRKDEDPLPDIKDPKQFLVASLANLSSHSPGTLPRIIAGNLDPANQAALLQLCNTYSVTIV, from the coding sequence ATGGCAATGGAGTGGAACGCCGAAACCCTACAATTCCTGTCCCAGTGTTTCATCAACACTCTGTCGCCTCTCCCCGAGCCCCGTCGCCGCGCCGAGGCGGCGTTGGCGGAGGCCGCCGATCGGCCAAACTATGGCCTCGCGGTTCTCCGCCTGGTCGCCGAGCCTGCTGTCGATGAGCAGATCCGCCAATCTGCCGCTGTTAACTTTAAGAACCACCTCAAAGCTCGCTGGGCGCTGAATCCCGACGACCCTGACCGGGTGGTTGTGCCTgacacggagaaggaacaaatTAAAGGTTTGATAGTTAGGCTCATGGTTACTGCGACGCCTAAAATTCAAGCTCAGCTTAGTGAAGCTTTGACTGTCATCGGGAACCATGATTTCCCTAAGCAATGGCGAGCTTTGTTGCCTGAATTAGTTGTGACATTGGATGAATTGAGTCAGGCAAATGATTATGTTTCAGTCAATGGAATTTTAGCTACGGTTGATTCGTTGCTGAAGAAGTTTCGATACGAGTATACGACAAATGATCTCTTACTCGATCTCAAGTATTGTCTCGATAACTTTGCTCGGCCATTGTTACAAGTGTTCCAGCGGACTGCAGGGTATCTAGACCAGGCTGTGGCTTCTGGATCTGCAAATGCTATTGTTTTAAAGGGTTATATAGAGTCGCAGACCTTTTGCTGTTGGATCTTTCATTCTTTCAATTATATGGATTTGCCGGAGTTCTTTGAGGATCATATGGATGAATGGATGGTTGAGTTCAATAAATACTTGACGGTGAAATATTCTGCTTTGGAAGATAGTGGAAGTGACGGGCTTGCAGTAGTTGATGACTTGAGGGCTGTGATTTGTGAGAATATTAGCCTGTACATGAAGAGAGACGAGGAGCCATTTCAAAGGTATTTGAATGGGTTTGTGGAGGCTGTGTGGGGACTCTTAGTGGCTGCCTCTAATTCGTCTAGTCGGGAGAGTCTCACTGTGACTGCTATTAAGTTTTTGACGACAGTTAGTACAAGTGTTCATCATACTTTGTTTGCTAGGGATGATATATTGCAGCAGATATGTCAAAGTGTAGTGATTCCTAATGTGATGCTAAGGGATGAAGACGAGGAGCTTTTTGAGATGAATTACATTGAGTTCATTAGAAGAGATATGGAAGGCAGTGATTTAGAAACCAGGAGGAGGATTGCTTGTGAACTCCTTAAGGGAATTGCTTTGAATTATAAGGAGAGGGTGGCTGAAAAGGTTTCTGCTCAGATACAGAGTCTTCTAGCCTCATTTTCACAGAATCCGGCAGCTAATTGGAAGCACAAAGATTGTGCTATCtacttggttgtttctcttgcCACAAAGAAAGCTAGTGGCACCTCGGTTTCCACTGATCTAGTTGATGTTGAGAGCTTCTTTGGGTCTGTTATTATGCCAGAGCTGCGAAATCAAGATGTTGATGGATTTCCTATGTTGAAAGCTGGTGCTTTGAAATTCTTCACTATGTTCAGGAACCAGATCCCAAAAGCTGTTGCAGTCTCACTGCTTCCTGATGTTGTCCGCTTCCTGGTCTCTGAGTCAAACGTGGTTCATTCATATGCTGCTAGCTGCATTGAGAAGCTCCTTCTAGTTAAGGATGAAGGTGGGAGGGCTAGATATTCAGCTGAAGATATTAGCCCATTTCTGCCGGCATTAATGACCAATCTTTTTGGTGCCTTACAAAAGCCAGAATCAGAGGAGAACCATTATGTGATGAGATGCATTGTGAGGGTTCTTGGAGTTGCTAACATTTCACATGAGGTTGCATTACCTTGCACCAATGGTCTGGCTACTGTTCTAACCAGAGTTTGCGAAAACCCCAAAAACCCAGACTTTAATCATCATCTGTTTGATTCCGTTGCTCTTTTAATCAGGAGGGCTTGTGAGCAAGACCCATCTATTATTTCAGCTTTTGAAACAAGCTTATTGCCCATCCTACAAGTGATCTTATCGAGAGATATTACTGAGTTCTTCCCTTATGCATTCCAGCTGCTAGCTCAGCTTGTGGAATTCAATCGATCTCCTTTACCAGGGAATTATATGGATATTTTTGCAATACTCCTTCTTCAAGATTCATGGAAAAAGTCTGCTAATGTACCTTCTCTTGTCCGCTTGCTTCAGGCCTTCCTTAGGAAGGCTCCACATGAGTTAAATCAGCAGGGGTGTTTATCCAATATTCTtggaatatttaaaaatttagttTCATCTCGGAGTACTGCTGAACAAGGATTTTATGTGCTCAATACTGTGATTGAAAATCTTGGTTATGATGTTGTCTCTGCCCACATTAGCCATATATGGTTTACCCTGTTTCAGCGGCTTCAGAATAACAAAACAACGAAGATCGTTAAGTCTCTTATTATATTTATGTCACTTTTTCTGGTGAAGCATGGTCCTGAGAAACTTGTTGGCTCCATGAATGCTGTGCAGCCCGATGTTTTCTTCCAAATTTTGGAGAAAGTTTGGATACCTGATCTTAAGTCAATCACGGGTTCAATGGAGCAGAAGTTAGCTTCAGTAGCGTCAATTAGGATCTTATGTGAGTCTCTGCCACCATCACATTCAGAACTTTGGGGAAAAATGCTTGACAGCATTGTTACACTTCTTTCACGTCCAGAGGAGGACAGAGTGGAAGAGGAGGCTGAGGATCTAGATTTTAGTGAAACAATTGGTTCTAATGCTGCACGGTTCCAGTTGCGCAATGCTGGGAGGAAAGATGAGGATCCTCTGCCAGACATCAAAGATCCAAAGCAATTTTTGGTTGCATCTTTAGCAAATCTTTCTTCTCACTCCCCTGGAACATTGCCTCGGATTATTGCAGGAAATCTTGATCCAGCTAATCAAGCTGCTTTACTTCAACTTTGCAACACCTACAGTGTCACGATAGTTTGA